A single genomic interval of Asinibacterium sp. OR53 harbors:
- a CDS encoding efflux RND transporter permease subunit, producing MNMIRFALRKPISIMVLVAGLFFFGIKAVNSIKIDIFPKLDLPVMYLAHPFGGYTPDQMEALFGKQYVNILSYVNGIKTVETKNIQGLTLIKITFYPGTNMAQASAELSASANRIQAIFPQGSQPPFIIRFDASTLPVGQLVLRSNVRTNNELMDMANVYVRASFTAIPGLLSSPPFGGNVRTIVVKVDPTLLRSHNLTPDQVVEALKVNNQTTPSGNIRIGDTNYISPTNTLIKTVKDFENIPLFKGGVQNLYLRDVATVEDGADVTVGYALVNGKRSVYLSIAKSGDASTWEVVQKLKQALPRLQSQLPEDVTLSYEFDQSTYVINSVKSLLSEGAIGAILTGLMVLLFLGDSRGALIVILTIPTSIISGVLFLNLFGQTINIMTLSGLALAIGILVDESTVTIENIHQHFDMGKPKALAIWDACKEIAFPKLLILFCILAVFAPAFTMSGIPGSLFLPLALAIGFSMIVSYFLAQTFVPIMANWIMKSHKAGKKKKGRLSEDEAQFKTSALTKESEKDTWDQKKVLIEQCESGDKKSLTRFEKFRNRFIRFSERLMPYRKPITIVYVLVISGLAWWMLSSIGRDVLPKVNSGQFQVRLRAPEGTRAERTEEKTIKVLNIIKSIVGAENINVTSAFVGQHPSQFSTSPIYLFMPGPQEAVIQVSLKEGYKTNLDELKDKIRERMKQEVPDVKPSFEPIELTEKILSQGSPTPIEVRVSGRNKKINELYSAKIIDRLKEISYLRDVQLGQSTKYPTINVNVDRVKAAQLGLDMNDVSRSLITSTSSSRFTDKNIWMDEKAGYSYSVQVEVPESKMASTNDLKEIALQKNAVRPVLGDVATLATGTAYGENDNLGAMPALSVTANVHKTDLGAASNDVKKAIASLGELPRGLSIEPIGLSTTLTETLDSLQSGLIVAIVVIFLMLAANFQSFKVSLVVLATVPAVLLGSLSLLMLTGSTLNLQSYMGIIMSVGVSISNSVLLITNAEQLRKHNGNAFLSAKEAAALRLRPILMTALAMVVGMIPMASGLGEAGDQSAPLGRAVIGGLIASTFAALFILPVIFAWAQEKSGTQSVSLDPEDKESKHYIRSLFDNRTKHA from the coding sequence ATGAACATGATCCGTTTTGCACTGCGTAAACCGATCAGCATCATGGTGCTGGTTGCAGGATTGTTTTTCTTTGGTATCAAAGCCGTGAACAGCATCAAGATCGATATATTTCCCAAGCTCGATTTACCTGTTATGTACCTGGCCCACCCTTTTGGCGGTTATACGCCCGACCAGATGGAAGCGCTTTTTGGCAAGCAATATGTCAACATTCTTTCTTATGTCAATGGTATCAAAACTGTTGAGACCAAAAACATCCAGGGACTTACCCTCATCAAGATCACTTTTTATCCGGGCACCAATATGGCGCAGGCTTCTGCGGAATTGAGCGCCAGCGCCAACCGTATACAAGCCATCTTCCCGCAGGGGTCGCAGCCGCCTTTCATCATCCGTTTCGATGCTTCCACTTTACCTGTTGGACAACTGGTACTGCGCAGTAATGTGCGTACCAACAACGAGCTGATGGACATGGCCAACGTTTATGTGCGCGCCTCATTCACTGCCATACCCGGCCTGCTTTCTTCACCTCCTTTTGGCGGTAATGTAAGAACCATCGTTGTTAAAGTTGATCCTACGCTGCTACGCTCGCATAACCTGACACCCGATCAGGTGGTAGAAGCATTGAAGGTGAACAACCAGACAACCCCTTCTGGCAATATCCGTATAGGCGATACCAACTATATTTCACCCACTAATACGTTGATTAAAACAGTAAAAGATTTTGAGAACATTCCTTTATTCAAAGGCGGCGTACAGAATCTTTACCTGCGTGATGTAGCTACAGTAGAAGACGGCGCCGACGTAACAGTGGGATATGCTTTGGTAAACGGCAAACGCTCTGTTTACCTCAGTATTGCAAAAAGCGGAGATGCATCTACCTGGGAAGTGGTTCAGAAACTGAAACAAGCGCTCCCCAGATTACAATCGCAATTACCGGAAGATGTTACATTGTCGTACGAATTCGATCAGTCTACCTATGTGATCAATTCCGTGAAAAGCCTGTTGAGTGAAGGCGCCATCGGAGCTATCCTTACCGGTTTGATGGTATTGTTGTTCCTGGGCGATAGCAGGGGAGCATTGATCGTGATCCTCACCATTCCTACATCTATCATATCCGGTGTTTTGTTCCTGAATCTTTTCGGGCAAACCATCAATATCATGACGTTGAGCGGACTGGCATTGGCCATTGGTATATTGGTGGATGAGAGTACGGTAACCATCGAGAACATCCACCAACACTTCGATATGGGTAAACCCAAGGCGCTGGCCATCTGGGATGCCTGTAAAGAAATCGCATTCCCTAAGCTGTTAATCCTTTTCTGCATTCTTGCAGTATTCGCGCCGGCATTTACCATGAGCGGTATTCCCGGTTCCTTGTTTCTGCCATTGGCGCTGGCCATTGGTTTTTCCATGATCGTATCTTATTTCCTGGCGCAGACATTCGTGCCCATCATGGCCAACTGGATCATGAAAAGTCACAAAGCCGGCAAAAAGAAAAAAGGCAGACTTTCTGAAGATGAAGCCCAGTTCAAAACATCGGCACTCACAAAAGAATCGGAGAAAGATACCTGGGATCAGAAAAAAGTACTCATCGAACAATGCGAGAGCGGTGATAAAAAATCATTGACACGTTTTGAAAAATTCAGGAATCGTTTCATCCGTTTCAGCGAAAGGTTGATGCCTTACCGCAAACCCATCACCATTGTTTATGTGCTCGTTATTTCCGGCCTTGCCTGGTGGATGCTCTCTTCTATAGGCAGGGATGTATTACCCAAAGTAAACAGTGGCCAGTTCCAGGTGCGTTTACGTGCACCCGAAGGAACCAGGGCAGAACGTACAGAAGAAAAGACCATCAAGGTGCTCAATATCATCAAGTCTATTGTAGGCGCTGAAAACATCAATGTGACTTCTGCTTTTGTTGGTCAGCATCCTTCACAGTTTTCTACCAGCCCTATTTATCTATTCATGCCTGGTCCGCAAGAAGCCGTAATACAAGTAAGTCTTAAAGAAGGTTACAAAACCAATCTCGATGAATTGAAAGACAAGATCCGCGAGCGGATGAAACAGGAAGTACCGGATGTAAAGCCATCTTTTGAACCGATTGAGTTAACTGAAAAGATATTGAGCCAGGGCTCTCCTACTCCTATCGAAGTAAGGGTATCGGGCAGAAATAAAAAGATCAATGAACTCTATTCTGCAAAGATCATCGATCGCCTGAAAGAGATCAGTTACCTGCGCGATGTGCAGTTGGGCCAATCTACTAAGTATCCTACTATTAATGTAAACGTTGACCGTGTAAAAGCTGCGCAATTGGGTCTTGACATGAATGATGTATCAAGATCGCTCATCACCTCCACTTCTTCATCCCGCTTCACCGACAAAAATATCTGGATGGACGAAAAGGCGGGATACAGTTACAGTGTGCAGGTGGAGGTTCCGGAAAGTAAAATGGCCAGCACCAATGATCTCAAGGAAATCGCATTGCAAAAGAATGCTGTCCGGCCTGTATTAGGCGATGTGGCTACGTTAGCCACTGGTACTGCCTACGGCGAGAACGACAACCTGGGCGCTATGCCTGCCTTGTCTGTAACAGCCAATGTTCACAAAACAGACCTCGGCGCTGCATCGAACGATGTAAAAAAAGCGATCGCTTCTCTTGGTGAATTGCCACGTGGGTTGAGCATAGAGCCCATTGGTTTGAGTACTACGCTCACCGAAACGCTGGACAGCCTGCAATCGGGACTCATCGTAGCTATTGTGGTAATCTTCCTCATGCTGGCTGCCAACTTCCAGTCTTTCAAAGTATCACTGGTGGTATTGGCCACTGTGCCGGCTGTATTGCTGGGCTCCTTGTCGCTATTGATGTTAACGGGTTCAACACTGAACCTGCAGTCGTATATGGGCATCATCATGTCGGTAGGCGTTTCTATTTCCAACTCCGTACTGCTGATCACCAATGCCGAACAGTTGCGCAAACACAATGGCAACGCGTTCTTATCGGCCAAAGAAGCGGCAGCGCTGCGATTGCGCCCTATATTGATGACAGCATTGGCCATGGTGGTGGGCATGATACCCATGGCCAGCGGTTTAGGTGAAGCAGGCGACCAATCGGCGCCGCTGGGAAGAGCCGTGATCGGCGGATTGATCGCTTCTACATTCGCTGCGTTGTTCATATTGCCCGTGATATTTGCATGGGCGCAGGAAAAATCGGGCACACAGTCTGTTTCACTGGATCCGGAAGACAAAGAAAGCAAACACTATATCCGTTCACTTTTCGATAACCGTACAAAACATGCGTAA
- a CDS encoding TolC family protein: protein MNHSTHRSGNAACYFIIAFVCCINAVVAQQPVLWLSDAIKTGLGNYQSIQAKQHYLQASSALVQNVKNDYLPNVIAGLQQSYGTINGQFGPMAPAVTGVASAGPSYGKQSWAAAFGALYVINTNWEAFSFGRKQSRIDAANAQVKRDSADLLQEQFIQSVKISSAYLNLLIAQRFILNAQSNLDRANAIRKVVMARTLSGLNPGVDSSIANAEVSRATLALIDATGNEQQLRNQLAQLLNTSPAPFVLDSAFLKNMPAAYHTDFDVRQNPQAQFFASRITQSSLSETAIRKTILPGVNLFGIFQSRGSGFDYNYTPDYPDRYSKSYFSGINPSRSNYVAGLSVSWNLMSPSKIKHQAAAQHFITQAYESEYDLVNTQLKDQLILSDQRIENALQACKEVPRQYKAASDAYLQKSVLYKNGLANIVDLQQALYAVNKAETDIGVAFINVWQALLLKAAASGDFDLFLKQVK from the coding sequence ATGAATCATTCTACTCATCGCAGCGGTAATGCTGCCTGTTATTTTATTATCGCTTTTGTATGCTGTATCAATGCAGTCGTTGCACAGCAGCCTGTTTTATGGCTTTCAGATGCCATCAAAACCGGACTGGGCAATTACCAGTCCATCCAGGCCAAACAACATTACCTGCAGGCTTCCAGCGCCCTGGTGCAAAACGTTAAGAACGATTATCTGCCCAATGTCATCGCCGGATTGCAACAAAGCTATGGTACCATCAATGGACAGTTTGGCCCGATGGCACCCGCTGTAACAGGCGTTGCTTCAGCAGGGCCATCTTACGGCAAACAGAGTTGGGCGGCCGCTTTCGGGGCGCTCTATGTGATCAATACCAACTGGGAAGCGTTCAGCTTCGGCAGAAAGCAGTCGAGGATCGATGCTGCCAATGCACAGGTCAAAAGAGATTCGGCCGATCTCTTGCAGGAACAGTTCATTCAAAGTGTAAAGATCAGTTCTGCTTATCTCAACCTGCTCATTGCACAAAGGTTTATCCTGAACGCACAATCCAATCTCGACAGGGCCAATGCCATCAGGAAAGTAGTGATGGCCAGGACCTTATCTGGCCTTAATCCCGGTGTGGATTCTTCTATTGCCAATGCAGAAGTATCGAGGGCTACACTCGCTTTGATCGATGCTACAGGTAACGAACAGCAACTGCGTAATCAACTGGCACAGTTACTCAATACCAGTCCCGCGCCCTTTGTACTGGACAGCGCTTTTCTAAAAAACATGCCTGCTGCTTACCATACCGATTTCGACGTTCGTCAAAATCCACAGGCGCAGTTTTTTGCCAGTCGTATTACGCAAAGCAGTTTATCAGAAACAGCCATCCGAAAAACCATATTGCCCGGTGTGAACCTGTTTGGCATCTTCCAAAGCAGGGGATCTGGTTTTGATTATAATTATACACCGGATTATCCCGACAGGTATTCGAAAAGTTATTTTAGCGGCATCAACCCTTCGCGCAGCAATTATGTTGCGGGTCTGTCTGTTTCCTGGAACCTGATGAGTCCATCCAAGATCAAACACCAGGCAGCAGCGCAGCATTTCATTACCCAGGCTTACGAGTCTGAATACGACCTGGTGAATACCCAATTGAAAGATCAACTGATTCTTTCCGATCAACGCATTGAAAATGCCCTCCAGGCTTGCAAGGAAGTGCCCAGACAATACAAAGCGGCATCAGATGCTTATTTACAGAAAAGCGTTTTATATAAAAACGGGCTGGCCAATATTGTAGACCTCCAGCAAGCATTGTATGCAGTAAATAAAGCAGAAACAGATATCGGTGTGGCTTTTATCAATGTATGGCAGGCCTTGCTGTTGAAGGCAGCAGCCTCGGGTGATTTTGATTTATTCCTGAAACAGGTAAAATAA
- a CDS encoding FadR/GntR family transcriptional regulator, protein MQTPVKKYCLSDEVASKLQQQIASGKYKAGDQLPTEPELMELFGVGRSTIREAIRLLVNSRLLRVRQGLGTFVELQHGTCIPWYERLQNAKGPDLQEVRQLLELKIAEKAALNRTQKDITQMTRFLKKRYEAAVNNEIAACIAADIQFHISIAEAAKNDILADLYKTIAAQIEKSFQEVFSDTSAFLNVHEAHADLLQNIIDKDPRKSWQCAAKITGQPVQ, encoded by the coding sequence GTGCAGACCCCCGTTAAAAAATATTGTCTCAGCGATGAAGTGGCCTCCAAGCTGCAACAGCAGATCGCCTCGGGAAAATACAAGGCTGGCGACCAGCTGCCTACCGAGCCGGAGCTGATGGAGCTTTTTGGCGTTGGCCGTTCCACCATACGCGAAGCCATCCGGTTACTCGTTAATTCCAGGCTGCTGCGTGTAAGGCAGGGACTCGGCACTTTCGTTGAATTACAGCATGGAACCTGTATTCCCTGGTATGAACGCCTGCAAAATGCAAAAGGTCCCGACTTACAGGAAGTAAGGCAACTGCTGGAATTGAAAATCGCCGAAAAAGCAGCGCTCAACCGGACGCAGAAAGACATTACCCAGATGACCCGGTTCCTCAAAAAAAGATACGAAGCTGCTGTCAACAATGAGATTGCCGCCTGTATCGCGGCCGATATCCAATTCCATATCAGCATTGCAGAAGCTGCCAAAAACGATATACTGGCAGACCTCTACAAAACCATTGCCGCTCAAATCGAAAAGTCTTTCCAGGAAGTCTTCAGCGACACCAGTGCATTCCTGAATGTACATGAAGCGCATGCCGACCTCCTGCAAAATATTATTGATAAGGACCCGAGAAAATCCTGGCAATGTGCCGCGAAGATTACCGGACAGCCGGTTCAATAG
- a CDS encoding DUF1634 domain-containing protein: MNWFSSQYWQQRDMERMIGKWLRAGVFLSATVALLGGILYLQQVHEIPDYKTFHGAAAQFRYLSGILHGVAAFDGASIIQLAVVLLIATPILRIAFSVLAFAIEKDKLYVIITLIVLCIILFGMFSGLGG, from the coding sequence ATGAATTGGTTTTCTTCTCAATACTGGCAGCAACGCGATATGGAGCGCATGATAGGCAAATGGCTGCGCGCAGGCGTGTTCCTTTCAGCAACAGTAGCGCTATTGGGAGGCATATTGTATTTACAACAGGTACACGAAATACCCGATTATAAAACATTTCACGGTGCTGCGGCGCAGTTCAGGTATTTATCCGGCATCCTGCATGGAGTGGCTGCATTCGATGGTGCTTCCATCATACAACTCGCAGTTGTACTGTTGATTGCAACACCCATTTTAAGGATTGCATTCTCTGTGCTGGCCTTCGCCATTGAAAAAGACAAACTCTATGTGATCATCACACTGATCGTTTTGTGCATCATCCTCTTTGGCATGTTCAGCGGCCTGGGTGGCTAA
- a CDS encoding sulfite exporter TauE/SafE family protein, protein MSLALFTLILLLGAFCAGMLGALTGLGGGVVLIPLITLGFGYDIRYAIGTSLIASIATSSGAAAAYIKEGITNIRIGMFLEIATTSGAIIGAAVAILIPTHFVAMLFGLVLLFSAVMTLRKQEEHIAVNSPFAAKLKMGGTYPSKQGMVSYGVRNVFGGYLIMTLAGILSGILGIGSGAVKVVAMDIMMRVPFKVSTTTSNFMVGVTTAAGAVVYLQRGYIQPGLALPAIIGVLLGAMAGSKILMNAQVKWLRILFSIVIGLMAFEMIYNGITHKL, encoded by the coding sequence ATGAGTTTGGCATTGTTTACCCTCATTTTACTCTTAGGCGCTTTTTGTGCTGGCATGTTGGGGGCGCTAACCGGACTAGGAGGCGGCGTAGTATTGATACCATTGATAACATTGGGATTCGGGTACGATATCCGTTACGCCATCGGCACATCGTTGATTGCTTCCATTGCTACTTCCTCCGGGGCGGCGGCAGCTTATATCAAAGAGGGTATTACCAACATACGCATTGGTATGTTCCTGGAAATTGCCACTACATCAGGAGCGATCATTGGTGCGGCGGTGGCTATACTGATTCCCACGCATTTTGTTGCCATGCTTTTCGGATTGGTGCTCCTGTTCTCTGCTGTGATGACCCTGCGCAAGCAGGAAGAACATATCGCCGTCAATTCTCCTTTTGCAGCCAAACTAAAAATGGGCGGAACTTATCCTTCAAAACAAGGAATGGTAAGTTATGGCGTCCGGAATGTATTCGGGGGATATTTGATCATGACACTTGCGGGTATTCTTTCCGGTATCCTGGGCATTGGCTCCGGCGCGGTTAAGGTCGTGGCCATGGACATCATGATGCGCGTACCTTTTAAAGTGTCTACCACCACCAGTAATTTCATGGTGGGCGTTACCACGGCGGCGGGCGCAGTTGTTTACCTGCAAAGAGGATATATACAACCGGGACTCGCTTTACCGGCCATCATCGGTGTTTTACTGGGTGCCATGGCAGGATCAAAGATATTGATGAATGCACAGGTTAAATGGCTGCGCATATTATTCAGCATCGTTATTGGATTGATGGCTTTTGAAATGATCTATAACGGCATTACACATAAACTATGA
- a CDS encoding DUF1080 domain-containing protein, with product MKKISILVLFAILSFHHAQAQAVPIFNGKDINNWTIHGTEKWYVDHGELICESGPDKQYGYLSTNKAYKNFTLTVEFKQEANGNSGVFFRSSIEGTKISGWQAEVVPPNLHTGGIYESYGRGWLIKPKPEDEQWLKMGEWNTMKVTAIGDEVTTWLNGHEMIHIKDEKIGKGEGFIALQIHDGGGIKVRWRNLKIEEFK from the coding sequence ATGAAAAAAATAAGCATACTGGTATTGTTTGCCATCCTTTCATTTCATCATGCACAGGCACAGGCTGTTCCCATCTTCAATGGAAAAGACATCAACAACTGGACCATTCACGGAACAGAGAAATGGTATGTAGATCATGGCGAACTGATCTGCGAAAGCGGACCGGATAAACAATACGGATACTTGTCTACCAACAAAGCGTATAAGAACTTTACTTTAACAGTAGAATTCAAACAGGAAGCCAATGGCAACAGCGGCGTATTCTTCCGTTCTTCTATTGAAGGCACCAAGATCAGCGGCTGGCAGGCCGAAGTGGTGCCTCCCAACCTGCACACCGGCGGCATTTATGAGTCTTATGGACGTGGCTGGCTCATCAAACCCAAGCCGGAAGACGAACAGTGGCTGAAGATGGGTGAGTGGAATACCATGAAGGTTACTGCCATTGGCGACGAGGTTACCACCTGGCTTAACGGGCATGAGATGATCCATATCAAGGATGAAAAGATAGGCAAGGGCGAAGGGTTTATTGCCCTGCAAATCCACGATGGTGGCGGTATTAAAGTGAGATGGCGCAACCTGAAAATCGAAGAATTTAAATAA